In Miscanthus floridulus cultivar M001 chromosome 5, ASM1932011v1, whole genome shotgun sequence, one genomic interval encodes:
- the LOC136453284 gene encoding CBL-interacting protein kinase 30-like yields the protein MAMEKNQDSRLIMGRYRLGRLLGCGTFAKVYKAHKVATGEVVAVKVMDKDAVHRSGMAEKVKTEVDVMRRVRHPNVVRLHEVMATRSRIYFVMEYASGGELFARLSQSTRFPEPVARRYFQQLITAVEFCHSRGVYHRDLKPKNLLLDVRGNLKVSDFGLSALQDSGARLRGDGLLHTACGTPAYVAPEVLLKSGYDGAKADIWSCGVILFVLLAGYLPFNDTNLMLLYRKITQSNYKCPPWFSVDARKLLARLLDPNPKTRITISKITANPWFQKGLCPRTGKSNVLSETSEVLGKEACHHQREDGDNDNEDTRKRKRSKVTMSSPTVVVRPSSMNAFDIISRSSGLDLSKMFDEEHRLEVRFSSKETTVAIVSKLEEIAETWKLSVKLNKGGRVEMEGSQDCRRGALAIEAEIFEVAPSVHVVEMRKTGGDSLEFREFYKQELKPSLGDIVWSWQGGDSPPPAPVPVLAPRQATNQRS from the exons ATGGCCATGGAGAAGAACCAAGACTCCCGGTTAATCATGGGCCGGTACAGGCTGGGCCGCCTCCTAGGCTGCGGCACCTTTGCCAAGGTGTACAAGGCCCATAAGGTGGCCACCGGCGAGGTCGTGGCCGTCAAGGTGATGGACAAGGATGCCGTGCACCGCTCCGGCATGGCAGAGAAAGTGAAGACCGAGGTGGACGTGATGCGGCGCGTGCGCCACCCGAACGTCGTCCGCCTCCACGAGGTGATGGCCACGCGGTCCAGGATCTACTTCGTCATGGAGTACGCCAGCGGCGGGGAGCTCTTCGCGCGCCTATCCCAGAGCACACGGTTTCCAGAGCCGGTGGCGCGCCGATACTTCCAGCAGCTGATCACGGCCGTCGAGTTCTGCCACAGCCGCGGTGTCTACCACCGCGACCTCAAGCCCAAGAACCTGCTCCTTGACGTGCGTGGCAACCTCAAGGTCTCCGACTTTGGGCTCAGTGCGCTGCAGGACAGCGGCGCCCGCTTGCGCGGTGACGGCCTCTTGCACACAGCGTGCGGCACGCCGGCGTACGTCGCCCCCGAG GTTCTCTTGAAGAGTGGCTACGACGGTGCGAAGGCGGACATCTGGTCATGCGGCGTGATCCTTTTTGTGCTCCTGGCAGGCTACCTTCCGTTCAATGACACCAACCTGATGTTGTTGTACCGGAAGATCACACAGAGCAACTACAAGTGCCCGCCGTGGTTCTCCGTCGATGCGCGCAAGCTTCTTGCCAGGCTGCTAGACCCCAACCCCAAGACCAGGATCACCATCTCCAAGATCACGGCTAATCCCTGGTTCCAGAAAGGACTCTGCCCTCGCACCGGCAAGTCCAACGTCTTGAGCGAGACCTCCGAGGTGCTAGGCAAGGAAGCCTGCCACCACCAGCGTGAGGACGGCGACAACGACAATGAGGACACCCGGAAGAGGAAGCGGTCCAAGGTGACCATGTCTTCGCCGACCGTCGTCGTGAGGCCTTCAAGTATGAACGCCTTTGACATCATTTCACGATCGAGCGGGTTGGACCTGTCCAAGATGTTCGATGAGGAGCACAGGTTGGAGGTACGGTTCTCTTCTAAAGAAACCACGGTGGCGATCGTGTCCAAGCTGGAGGAGATTGCTGAGACGTGGAAGCTCAGCGTCAAGCTAAACAAAGGGGGCAGAGTCGAGATGGAGGGCAGCCAAGACTGTCGGAGAGGTGCACTCGCCATCGAGGCAGAGATCTTCGAGGTGGCGCCATCGGTGCACGTGGTGGAGATGAGGAAGACCGGCGGTGACTCGCTCGAGTTCCGTGAATTCTACAAGCAGGAACTGAAGCCGTCGTTAGGTGACATCGTGTGGTCGTGGCAGGGGGGTGATTCGCCGCCTCCGGCTCCTGTGCCGGTGCTCGCGCCGAGGCAGGCAACTAATCAACGTTCCTGA